In Prunus dulcis chromosome 1, ALMONDv2, whole genome shotgun sequence, the following are encoded in one genomic region:
- the LOC117626310 gene encoding respiratory burst oxidase homolog protein D — protein MGSRRHEEGLMTSSENNSDTESTQLSTAARASGSAEVERRAFSGPLGEPHNSYAPSSLSSKSTRAWRRIKSAKFDKSAVDSNRTPGTDQNEDDAYVEITLDIRDDTVAVHSVQAAGGASKEDPELALLAKKTLEGKKSSSFRSSLLRNTSSHIRQVSQELKRLASFSKRPSNARRFDRTKSATAYALKSLKFITAKTCGGASSSAGWVAVEKRFDELTVKSNGLLPSSLFGECIGMNKESKEFAGELFRALAWRRNISGDAVNKAQLREFWEQISDESFDSRLQTFFDMVDRDADGRITEEEVREIISLSASANKLSNIQKQAKEYTALIMEELDPDGAGYIMVENLETLLLQAPVGQSVSVNESRVLSQLLSQKLKPTQENNPITRWYEKTKYFLLDNWQRVWVMMLWLGIVSGLFVYKFLQYKNKAAFKVMGYCVCIAKGGAETLKFNMALILLPVCRNTITWLRNKTKLGVVVPFDDNLNFHKVIAAGIAVGVGLHAGAHLTCDFPRLIHATEEEYEPMIQYFGEEQPPNYWWFVKGVEGWTGISIVVLMAIAFTLATPWFRRNKLNLPKPLKKLTGFNAFWYSHHLFVIVYALLIVHGIKLYLTKEWYHKTTWMYLAVPVVLYACERLIRAFRSSIKPVKILKVAVYPGNVLALHMSKPQGFKYKSGQYMFVNCAAVSPFEWHPFSITSAPGDDYLSVHIRTLGDWTRQLKTVFSEVCQPPTGGKSGLLRADNMQGGNNPSFPKILIDGAYGAPAQDYKKYDVVLLVGLGIGATPMVSIVKDIINNMKMKGKEDDDSILESSLEMGRVSGNPSTPNHSSSGKNKSNKGFKTRKAYYYWVTREQGSFEWFKGILNEVADMDEKGVIEIHNYCTSVYEEGDARSALIAMLQSLHHAKNGVDVVSGTRVKSHFAKPNWRQVYKDIARHHPDSRVGVFYCGAPALTKDLKELALHFSHKTTTKFEFHKENF, from the exons ATGGGGAGTCGGCGTCACGAGGAAGGGCTGATGACCTCCTCGGAGAACAACTCGGACACCGAGTCGACTCAGTTGTCGACAGCCGCGAGAGCAAGCGGCTCAGCTGAAGTTGAAAGACGAGCTTTCAGCGGTCCGCTTGGTGAGCCTCACAATAGCTACGCTCCTTCGTCATTATCTTCCAAATCCACCAGAGCTTGGCGGCGGATTAAGAGCGCCAAGTTCGACAAGTCCGCCGTGGACAGCAACCGGACCCCCGGCACCGACCAAAACGAAGACGATGCTTACGTGGAGATCACTCTCGACATCCGAGACGACACCGTCGCCGTCCACAGCGTCCAGGCAGCTGGCGGAGCCAGCAAAGAAGACCCCGAGCTGGCTCTGCTGGCCAAGAAAACGCTTGAGGGGAAGAAATCGTCGTCGTTTCGGTCCTCGCTGCTTCGCAACACGTCGTCGCACATCAGGCAAGTCTCTCAGGAGCTGAAGCGCCTGGCTTCCTTCTCCAAGAGACCGTCTAACGCGAGGAGATTCGACCGCACCAAGTCCGCCACCGCCTACGCTTTAAAGAGCCTCAAGTTCATCACCGCCAAGACCTGCGGAGGGGCCTCCTCCTCCGCCGGATGGGTTGCCGTCGAAAAGCGCTTCGATGAACTTACTGTCAAATCCAACGGCCTCCTCCCTTCTTCCCTCTTCGGGGAATGCATAG GGATGAACAAAGAGTCGAAGGAGTTTGCAGGAGAGCTTTTCCGCGCGCTTGCTTGGAGGCGTAACATAAGTGGTGATGCCGTGAACAAGGCTCAGCTCCGGGAGTTCTGGGAGCAAATTTCTGATGAAAGCTTTGATTCGAGGCTCCAAACTTTCTTTGACAT GGTGGATAGAGACGCTGACGGTAGAATCACAGAGGAAGAAGTCCGAGAG ATCATTAGTCTGAGTGCTTCTGCAAACAAGCTCTCCAACATTCAAAAACAAGCCAAGGAATATACAGCTTTGATTATGGAAGAGCTAGACCCGGATGGTGCTGGCTACATCATG GTTGAAAACTTGGAAACTCTGTTGCTGCAAGCTCCAGTTGGCCAATCTGTCAGCGTAAACGAAAGCCGGGTTCTGAGCCAACTGCTGAGCCAGAAGCTGAAGCCCACACAGGAGAACAACCCAATCACACGATGGTATGAGAAGACCAAATACTTCTTGTTAGATAACTGGCAGAGAGTATGGGTTATGATGCTGTGGCTTGGCATAGTGTCCGGTCTCTTCGTCTACAAGTTTCTGCAGTACAAGAATAAGGCAGCATTTAAAGTGATGGGCTACTGTGTTTGCATTGCTAAAGGAGGAGCAGAGACGCTTAAATTCAACATGGCCTTAATTTTACTACCCGTCTGCCGAAACACCATCACTTGgctcagaaacaaaaccaaattgggCGTCGTTGTCCCTTTCGACGACAATTTAAACTTCCACAAG GTCATTGCAGCTGGAATTGCTGTCGGGGTTGGACTGCACGCGGGGGCGCATTTAACCTGCGATTTCCCACGACTAATTCATGCAACTGAAGAAGAGTACGAGCCTATGATACAGTACTTTGGTGAAGAGCAGCCTCCAAACTACTGGTGGTTTGTGAAGGGGGTGGAAGGGTGGACAGGCATTTCAATTGTGGTGTTGATGGCCATAGCTTTCACATTGGCCACTCCTTGGTTTAGGAGAAACAAACTGAACCTGCCAAAGCCCCTGAAGAAGCTCACAGGCTTCAATGCCTTCTGGTATTCACACCACCTGTTTGTCATTGTCTATGCTTTGCTCATCGTCCACGGCATTAAACTCTACCTCACCAAGGAATGGTATCATAAAACG ACATGGATGTACTTGGCAGTCCCAGTTGTCCTTTACGCTTGTGAAAGGTTGATCAGAGCTTTTCGATCAAGCATCAAGCCAGTCAAGATTCTCAAG GTTGCTGTTTATCCGGGAAATGTGCTTGCACTGCACATGTCGAAGCCTCAGGGTTTCAAATACAAGAGCGGGCAGTACATGTTTGTCAACTGTGCTGCGGTTTCTCCTTTTGAATG GCACCCGTTTTCCATTACCTCAGCACCTGGAGACGACTACCTGAGCGTCCACATTCGAACACTAGGTGATTGGACGCGTCAGCTCAAAACTGTTTTCTCCGAG GTGTGTCAGCCTCCAACTGGTGGGAAGAGTGGCCTACTCAGAGCTGATAACATGCAAGGAGGAAACAATCCTAG CTTTCCCAAGATATTGATAGACGGTGCATACGGGGCACCAGCACAGGACTACAAGAAATACGACGTAGTACTGCTAGTGGGGCTTGGAATCGGGGCCACTCCCATGGTGAGCATTGTGAAGGACATCATCAACAACATGAAAATGAAGGGCAAGGAAGACGACGACTCGATATTAGAGTCTTCCCTAGAAATGGGCAGGGTCAGTGGCAACCCATCAACCCCTAACCATAGCAGCAGCGGCAAGAACAAGAGCAACAAAGGGTTCAAGACCAGAAAGGCCTATTATTATTGGGTGACGCGGGAGCAAGGCTCGTTTGAATGGTTCAAAGGGATCTTGAATGAGGTGGCGGACATGGACGAGAAGGGTGTCATTGAGATCCACAACTACTGCACCAGTGTGTATGAGGAAGGAGATGCCAGGTCAGCCCTCATTGCCATGCTTCAGTCTCTTCACCATGCCAAGAATGGTGTGGATGTGGTGTCCGGGACACGTGTCAAATCCCACTTTGCCAAGCCCAACTGGCGCCAAGTCTATAAGGATATTGCTCGCCACCATCCTGATAGCCGAGTGG GCGTGTTTTATTGTGGAGCACCAGCACTAACAAAGGACTTGAAGGAATTGGCTTTGCACTTCTCCCACAAGACCACCACCAAGTTCGAATTTCATAAAGAGAACttctaa
- the LOC117626448 gene encoding probable xyloglucan endotransglucosylase/hydrolase protein B → MEKGRVKESHNYEIRHYKRTCPLPFFLITPQVSLSLSLSLSLPLCWREMASYQQWTLFVSLLCLVSATMGAPPRKPISVPFGRNYQPTWAFDHIKYFNGGNEIQLHLDKYTGTGFQSKGNYLFGHFHMQIKLVPGDSAGTVTAYYLSSQNAEHDEIDFEFLGNRTGQPYILQTNVFTGGKGDREQRIFLWFDPTAAYHSYSVLWNLYQIVFFVDDIPIRVFKNSKDLGVKFPFNQPMKLYSSLWNADDWATRGGLEKTDWSKAPFIATYKGFHIDGCEASVEAKFCATQGQRWWDQKEFQDLDANQWRRLKWVRQKFTIYNYCTDRVRYPTLPPECKRDRDI, encoded by the exons ATGGAGAAAGGGAGAGTAAAAGAAAGCCATAATT ATGAAATCAGACACTACAAAAGGACTTGCCCTCTCCCCTTTTTCCTCATCACACCTCaagtatctctctctctctctctctctctctctctccccctgtGCTGGAG AGAAATGGCTTCTTACCAACAATGGACGCTGTTTGTGAGTTTGCTGTGTTTGGTCTCTGCAACAATGGGAGCTCCCCCAAGAAAGCCTATATCAGTGCCATTTGGCAGAAACTATCAGCCCACCTGGGCTTTTGATCACATCAAGTACTTCAATGGAGGCAATGAGATTCAGCTCCATCTGGACAAATACACAG gCACTGGCTTCCAATCAAAAGGAAACTACTTGTTTGGCCACTTCCATATGCAAATCAAGTTGGTCCCCGGTGACTCTGCCGGAACTGTCACTGCTTACTAT CTATCTTCTCAAAACGCTGAGCACGATGAGATAGACTTTGAGTTCCTGGGAAACAGGACAGGGCAGCCTTACATTTTGCAAACCAATGTGTTCACCGGAGGAAAGGGTGATAGAGAACAGAGGATTTTCCTCTGGTTCGACCCAACCGCAGCTTACCACTCCTACTCTGTCCTCTGGAATCTCTACCAGATTGT ATTCTTCGTGGACGACATACCAATCAGGGTGTTCAAAAACAGCAAAGATTTGGGAGTGAAATTCCCATTCAACCAACCCATGAAGCTGTACTCTAGCTTGTGGAACGCAGACGATTGGGCCACAAGGGGTGGGCTGGAAAAGACCGATTGGTCCAAGGCCCCTTTCATTGCCACGTACAAGGGCTTTCACATCGACGGCTGTGAGGCCTCGGTGGAGGCCAAATTCTGTGCCACGCAGGGCCAGAGATGGTGGGACCAGAAGGAGTTCCAGGACCTTGATGCTAATCAATGGAGGAGGCTCAAGTGGGTCCGCCAGAAATTCACCATCTACAACTACTGCACTGACAGAGTCAGATACCCCACCCTCCCACCCGAGTgcaagagagacagagacataTAA